From the Nonlabens marinus S1-08 genome, one window contains:
- a CDS encoding M16 family metallopeptidase yields the protein MKKYIIACIAVLFIGTAAIAQIDRSKIPTSGPMPEINLGEPYTFDLDNGLKVLVVEDSKLPTISFNLDLNNPPIVEGNKAGVQSLTGSIMGKGTTKTPKEKFNEQVDYLGAQIYLGTGGGGASTLSKYTEQVMAMFAEAALYPNFNEEELATEKSQLIEGIKSGENSAAAIAGKVRGALAYGKDHAAGEFATVETINNVELADVKKFYSDYFVPNRAYLLISGDIDKKEAKKLVNKYFGEWKAKEAPKSNLPEVTDVPTTEIDFINVPNAVQTELAVINTSELKMSDKDYHAALVANYIFGGGFGSYLNMNLREKNGYTYGAGSSLGAGRDYKSTFRATTKVRNEVTDSAVVETFKELDRIKTTYVTDEDLSNAKAKFLGSFIMQSEDKSVVADRAITIRTNNLDEDFYKDFISNINAVTKEDVKRVANKYFKTDNMRIVLVGKASEVLEPLENMKINGKNVPIKFYDKEANVTDRPSTIAIPEGTTVNTIFADYVKAIGGRDQVAEVKSMAMIGSSTTPMGELVLNVKKTNDNKFSQTITMGGNVASKMVYANGAGKVSGMQGSAVLEGEQLEAAAAEAVLFPEFANPDGGTLIGAEKMGDKKVYVVQVSDTKKNYYDMNTGLLLGQETTQEVQGQTYSTMIKYDNYKEVKGVKYPMTIIQNMAGRDFRFDINTLRVNEGVTDADFN from the coding sequence ATGAAAAAATATATCATCGCATGCATAGCCGTTCTCTTCATAGGAACAGCTGCCATTGCCCAAATTGATCGATCTAAAATACCAACTTCTGGCCCAATGCCAGAAATCAACCTAGGTGAACCTTATACATTTGACTTAGACAATGGACTTAAGGTTCTCGTAGTTGAAGATTCAAAACTTCCTACTATAAGCTTCAATCTAGACCTTAACAATCCTCCTATTGTAGAAGGAAACAAAGCAGGTGTACAGTCATTGACTGGAAGCATCATGGGAAAAGGAACCACTAAAACTCCTAAGGAGAAATTCAACGAGCAAGTAGATTATCTAGGCGCTCAAATTTATTTAGGCACTGGTGGCGGTGGAGCTTCTACTCTTTCAAAATACACAGAGCAGGTAATGGCCATGTTTGCTGAAGCTGCTTTATATCCTAATTTCAATGAGGAAGAACTGGCAACAGAAAAGTCTCAATTGATTGAAGGAATTAAATCTGGAGAAAACAGTGCTGCTGCGATTGCAGGTAAAGTACGTGGAGCATTAGCTTACGGTAAAGATCACGCTGCTGGAGAGTTTGCTACTGTAGAAACAATCAACAACGTTGAGCTAGCTGATGTGAAAAAATTCTATTCGGATTATTTTGTTCCTAACAGGGCTTATTTATTGATAAGCGGAGACATAGATAAAAAGGAGGCTAAGAAATTGGTGAATAAGTACTTTGGAGAATGGAAAGCCAAAGAAGCTCCTAAATCAAATCTACCTGAGGTAACTGATGTTCCTACAACTGAGATTGATTTTATCAACGTGCCTAACGCTGTGCAAACAGAACTCGCTGTTATCAATACTTCAGAATTGAAAATGAGCGATAAGGACTATCATGCTGCCTTAGTAGCAAATTACATTTTCGGTGGTGGGTTCGGTTCTTATTTGAACATGAACTTGCGTGAGAAAAACGGTTATACCTATGGTGCTGGATCCTCCTTAGGTGCTGGTAGAGATTACAAATCTACTTTTAGAGCAACGACTAAAGTGCGTAACGAAGTTACAGACAGTGCTGTTGTAGAGACATTTAAAGAATTGGATCGCATCAAGACCACTTATGTGACTGATGAAGACCTTTCAAATGCAAAAGCTAAGTTCCTAGGAAGTTTCATCATGCAATCTGAAGACAAGTCTGTAGTTGCAGACCGCGCGATCACGATTCGTACGAATAATCTTGATGAAGATTTCTACAAAGACTTTATCTCTAACATTAACGCTGTTACTAAAGAAGATGTGAAACGCGTCGCTAACAAATACTTTAAGACAGATAACATGCGTATTGTTCTAGTAGGTAAAGCTAGTGAGGTTTTAGAGCCTCTTGAAAACATGAAAATTAACGGTAAAAATGTACCGATTAAATTTTACGATAAAGAAGCTAATGTTACAGATCGCCCATCTACAATAGCGATCCCAGAGGGAACAACAGTCAACACTATTTTTGCAGATTATGTAAAGGCAATTGGTGGACGTGATCAAGTTGCTGAGGTAAAATCGATGGCAATGATAGGTTCAAGTACGACTCCAATGGGTGAATTAGTATTGAACGTTAAGAAAACTAACGATAATAAATTCAGCCAAACCATTACTATGGGAGGTAACGTAGCCTCTAAAATGGTTTACGCTAACGGAGCAGGAAAAGTAAGCGGTATGCAAGGAAGTGCAGTATTAGAAGGAGAACAGCTTGAAGCTGCTGCTGCTGAGGCTGTACTGTTCCCAGAGTTTGCAAATCCTGATGGTGGAACCTTGATAGGAGCAGAAAAAATGGGCGATAAGAAAGTCTATGTCGTTCAAGTATCTGATACTAAAAAGAACTACTATGACATGAATACTGGACTTTTACTAGGACAGGAAACTACTCAAGAGGTTCAAGGTCAAACCTACAGCACCATGATCAAGTATGACAACTATAAAGAAGTTAAGGGTGTGAAATACCCAATGACCATCATCCAAAACATGGCGGGTCGTGATTTCAGATTTGACATCAACACGTTAAGAGTGAATGAAGGCGTTACTGATGCTGACTTCAACTAG
- a CDS encoding DMT family transporter, producing MKESHLKYVYLIILSVIWGTSFILIKKALGQDSSGNLTLQPLQLGALRTMISGVILISIGWNSFSKTKRKDWPWLALSGLLGTFFPAFLFAYAQTEIDSAISAILNSTVPLITLILGAVLFGISFSRRQLLGVIIGLGGAVGLILAGMESNPEQNYLFVGLVLIACCCYASNVNIIKRYLQNIKPLAIATANFVFILPLAIIVFLSADGAQLEFTSNAVLTSLGYIVILCVFGTVAAKVMFNKLVQMTSPVFASSVTYLMPVIGLTWGTLDGETFTIWQGVATGIIILAVILVTRGKKEPASK from the coding sequence ATGAAGGAATCTCATCTCAAGTACGTTTACCTCATCATTTTAAGTGTCATTTGGGGAACCTCCTTTATACTAATTAAAAAGGCTTTGGGCCAAGACAGTAGTGGTAACCTCACCTTACAACCCTTGCAATTAGGAGCACTACGCACCATGATTTCAGGAGTTATTTTGATCTCCATAGGGTGGAATTCTTTTTCAAAAACTAAGCGTAAAGACTGGCCTTGGCTTGCCCTTTCAGGATTGTTAGGAACCTTTTTCCCAGCTTTTCTATTCGCTTATGCGCAAACGGAAATCGACAGTGCGATCAGCGCTATTCTCAACTCCACCGTGCCATTAATTACTTTGATATTGGGCGCAGTACTATTTGGGATCAGCTTTTCAAGAAGGCAATTACTAGGCGTGATTATAGGTCTAGGCGGTGCTGTGGGATTAATTCTTGCCGGTATGGAAAGTAATCCAGAGCAAAACTATTTATTTGTGGGACTGGTTTTGATTGCTTGTTGTTGTTATGCCAGTAATGTGAATATCATCAAGCGGTACTTACAAAACATCAAACCTCTTGCCATCGCAACAGCCAACTTTGTTTTTATTCTCCCTTTAGCAATTATCGTCTTCCTTTCGGCTGATGGAGCGCAGCTGGAGTTTACCAGTAATGCCGTTCTTACCAGTTTGGGTTATATTGTTATTCTGTGTGTTTTTGGCACCGTTGCGGCCAAGGTCATGTTTAATAAGCTGGTGCAAATGACGTCGCCAGTATTTGCTAGTAGCGTCACTTATTTGATGCCTGTAATTGGGTTGACTTGGGGCACTTTGGATGGAGAAACATTCACGATTTGGCAAGGTGTAGCAACTGGGATAATCATCCTCGCAGTGATTTTAGTAACTAGGGGAAAAAAAGAACCAGCCTCTAAATAA
- a CDS encoding DUF4199 domain-containing protein encodes MNSNIKYGFYIAATLIGYFLIIDLLGLAEIIYLSFFNAVITAVCIFLAVRDVYKHDKEQFKYMEGFTAGLLAGLIGTTIFTIFMAIYLFEVRPELAQALQEQINIAGSGIEFAILLFVFLSGVATTITSALVILPIYKQSWNTKKVRKEQDPMNDEH; translated from the coding sequence ATGAATAGTAATATTAAATACGGATTTTACATTGCAGCTACATTAATCGGATACTTTTTGATTATTGACCTTCTAGGGTTAGCTGAAATTATTTACCTATCCTTCTTTAATGCTGTTATAACCGCTGTCTGTATTTTTCTTGCAGTTCGTGATGTTTACAAGCACGATAAAGAGCAATTTAAATATATGGAAGGGTTTACCGCAGGACTGTTAGCAGGACTCATTGGAACTACCATTTTTACCATTTTCATGGCAATTTATTTGTTTGAAGTTCGACCAGAGTTGGCTCAGGCATTGCAAGAGCAAATCAACATAGCCGGCAGTGGGATTGAGTTTGCGATACTTTTATTTGTATTCCTTTCAGGGGTAGCGACTACGATCACCAGCGCTCTTGTGATACTCCCTATTTATAAGCAATCATGGAATACTAAAAAGGTTAGGAAAGAGCAAGACCCTATGAACGACGAGCACTAA
- a CDS encoding OmpA family protein — translation MSDKIFFDYNEASLTANSKKELDKMAQVMKQDPSLMLKAETFTDSRGTDSYNLELSKRRSAAVIGYLIAKGISKDRLEGIGRGEANPVVDCSSGDCTAEQYEQSRRTEFTITKK, via the coding sequence ATGTCAGACAAAATTTTCTTCGATTATAATGAAGCTTCTTTAACCGCTAATTCTAAAAAAGAATTGGATAAAATGGCTCAAGTCATGAAACAAGATCCTTCCCTAATGTTGAAAGCAGAAACTTTTACAGACAGTCGCGGTACTGATTCTTATAATTTAGAATTATCTAAACGACGATCAGCTGCAGTTATAGGATACCTAATTGCTAAAGGAATCTCAAAAGACAGATTAGAAGGCATAGGTCGTGGGGAAGCAAATCCAGTAGTTGACTGTAGCAGTGGTGATTGTACCGCAGAGCAGTACGAGCAATCCAGAAGAACTGAATTTACTATCACTAAAAAATAA
- the gldD gene encoding gliding motility lipoprotein GldD, producing the protein MYDAIKTASIFLFIILLASCGGEDAVPKPDAQLALNYPDPTYKSIEKDCSFSFDMNDKAVMKGKKDCSMTISYPDMDAMVYVNYRSVEENLRQLLIDGQKLSYTHNQMADAITEQPFVNPKNKTYGMFYEVEGDAASNIQFYVTDSVQNFLTASLYFNREPYYDSILPAVEYIKQDMVKMMESLQWKAKTAAKN; encoded by the coding sequence ATGTACGACGCCATAAAAACAGCAAGTATTTTTTTGTTCATCATCCTGCTGGCAAGCTGTGGTGGTGAGGATGCTGTGCCTAAACCAGATGCGCAACTCGCATTGAACTATCCAGATCCCACCTATAAATCCATAGAAAAAGATTGCTCTTTTAGCTTTGATATGAACGACAAGGCGGTGATGAAAGGGAAAAAGGATTGTTCCATGACCATCAGTTACCCTGATATGGACGCCATGGTTTACGTCAATTATCGATCTGTAGAAGAAAATTTGAGACAACTTCTTATTGACGGACAAAAACTTTCCTACACCCACAATCAAATGGCTGATGCAATTACAGAGCAGCCCTTTGTAAATCCTAAGAATAAGACCTACGGGATGTTCTATGAAGTAGAAGGTGACGCTGCCTCAAACATACAGTTTTATGTGACCGATAGTGTCCAAAACTTTTTGACCGCTTCACTTTATTTTAATAGAGAGCCTTATTACGATTCTATTTTGCCGGCTGTGGAATACATCAAACAAGACATGGTAAAGATGATGGAATCTCTACAATGGAAAGCCAAAACAGCTGCAAAGAATTAA